The proteins below come from a single Streptomyces tubercidicus genomic window:
- a CDS encoding alpha/beta fold hydrolase, translating to MQPRVVYVHGNGNKVRAELLKSQWDTALFGRDMAEASRMAYWAPVRYPAPLPDFQPDPLDGRTEPVEESAAAVDRAGTEPAEEFVARTLGEARLDAGEIALEGRAGADESALVDWLRDMTSLADTLAGSEEPEEPGAELPLEALPLRRSGRTAVFRMLVKHAFKDVHAYFFGGAGPAMRAVVEETLAGVDGGPLVVVGHSLGTIIAYEVLMEQGREVELLVTVGSPLAITEVQDHLSRPPAVPAGVAAWRNASDLRDLVALDHTLRPEYAPPERITDLLVTNDSSNHHGISAYLSQHEVRAPVQRIFDGTG from the coding sequence ATGCAACCCAGGGTCGTCTATGTCCACGGAAACGGGAACAAGGTCCGTGCGGAGCTGCTCAAGTCCCAGTGGGACACCGCGCTGTTCGGCCGGGACATGGCCGAGGCGTCGCGGATGGCGTACTGGGCGCCGGTGCGGTATCCGGCGCCGCTCCCCGATTTCCAGCCGGATCCGCTGGACGGCCGTACGGAGCCGGTCGAGGAGTCGGCGGCCGCCGTGGACCGGGCCGGGACGGAGCCGGCCGAGGAGTTCGTGGCGCGGACGCTGGGGGAAGCGCGGCTGGACGCCGGTGAGATCGCGCTGGAGGGGCGGGCCGGGGCCGATGAGAGCGCGCTGGTCGACTGGCTGCGGGACATGACGTCTCTCGCGGACACGCTGGCCGGGTCCGAGGAGCCCGAGGAGCCCGGTGCGGAACTTCCGCTGGAGGCCCTGCCGTTGCGCCGGTCCGGCCGTACGGCGGTGTTCCGGATGCTGGTCAAGCACGCCTTCAAGGACGTACACGCCTACTTCTTCGGCGGGGCGGGTCCGGCGATGCGCGCGGTGGTCGAGGAGACGCTGGCGGGGGTCGACGGCGGCCCGCTGGTGGTGGTCGGCCACAGCCTGGGAACGATCATCGCCTATGAGGTGCTGATGGAGCAGGGGCGGGAGGTGGAGCTGCTGGTCACCGTGGGATCGCCACTGGCGATCACCGAGGTGCAGGACCATCTGTCCCGGCCGCCGGCCGTCCCGGCCGGGGTGGCGGCCTGGCGCAACGCCTCGGACCTGCGGGATCTGGTGGCTCTCGACCACACCTTGCGGCCCGAGTACGCCCCGCCGGAGCGGATCACCGATCTGCTGGTCACGAATGACAGCAGCAACCACCACGGCATCAGCGCCTATCTGTCGCAGCACGAGGTCAGGGCACCGGTTCAGCGGATCTTTGACGGTACCGGGTAG
- a CDS encoding DUF6381 family protein: MNASGESRARIQQMRDKAQELQAAAERAGDPEERKRLQEKARRLRSQSEQESGMASGDIYPAD, translated from the coding sequence ATGAACGCATCAGGAGAATCACGCGCACGCATCCAGCAGATGCGTGACAAGGCACAGGAACTCCAGGCGGCCGCGGAGCGGGCCGGCGACCCGGAGGAACGGAAGCGGCTTCAGGAAAAGGCCCGCAGGCTCCGCTCCCAGAGCGAGCAGGAAAGCGGTATGGCCAGCGGAGACATCTACCCCGCCGACTGA
- a CDS encoding DNA/RNA non-specific endonuclease, with the protein MIPADSPRTVGAAAGTTTSRPPLADRAGYDEHFLGVRVPLPVPTRPQVETVVLPYTHFTVVLRPDRRMAVAAAVCVDGRRLMDQVPRESSWQFDPRVDKAHQTGHDVYRDNSLEKGHLVRRLDPVWGAAAEADQANEDTFHYTNAAPQADVFNQAKKVWQELENHLLDHAADVDRRLAVLTGPVLHDSDPPYRGVQVPLRFWKVAAFLQGGSLASTAYVLDQSPDLTRDAERALAGAQAGAPPPLGAFRTFQVPVRDVAELTSLDLGPLPAVDLMPVVRAPAERWKRLASHDDIVLRRD; encoded by the coding sequence ATGATCCCAGCAGACTCCCCACGGACCGTCGGCGCGGCGGCCGGGACCACCACATCCCGGCCGCCGCTGGCGGACCGTGCGGGCTATGACGAGCACTTCCTCGGGGTCCGGGTACCGCTGCCGGTGCCCACCCGCCCGCAGGTGGAGACGGTGGTGCTGCCCTACACCCACTTCACCGTGGTGCTGCGGCCGGACCGGCGGATGGCGGTGGCCGCCGCGGTCTGCGTCGACGGCCGGCGTCTGATGGATCAGGTGCCCCGGGAGAGCAGCTGGCAGTTCGATCCGCGGGTGGACAAGGCCCACCAGACGGGCCATGACGTATACCGCGACAACTCCCTGGAGAAGGGGCATCTGGTCCGCCGGCTCGACCCGGTATGGGGTGCGGCCGCGGAGGCGGACCAGGCCAATGAGGACACATTCCACTACACGAATGCCGCCCCGCAGGCGGATGTCTTCAATCAGGCCAAGAAGGTGTGGCAGGAGCTGGAGAACCATCTGCTCGACCACGCCGCCGACGTCGACCGCAGGCTCGCCGTGCTCACCGGGCCGGTCCTGCACGACTCCGATCCGCCGTACCGGGGCGTCCAAGTGCCGCTGCGCTTCTGGAAAGTGGCGGCGTTCCTCCAGGGCGGATCGCTCGCGTCGACGGCGTATGTGCTTGACCAGAGTCCCGATCTGACCCGGGACGCGGAGCGGGCGCTGGCCGGGGCGCAAGCGGGCGCGCCGCCGCCGCTGGGTGCGTTCCGGACGTTCCAGGTGCCGGTGCGGGATGTCGCCGAGCTGACCTCGCTGGACCTGGGGCCGCTGCCGGCCGTCGATCTGATGCCCGTGGTACGTGCCCCGGCGGAGCGCTGGAAGCGGCTCGCCTCGCACGACGACATCGTGCTGCGGCGCGACTGA